From the genome of Camarhynchus parvulus chromosome 8, STF_HiC, whole genome shotgun sequence, one region includes:
- the FRRS1 gene encoding ferric-chelate reductase 1, with product MAVLLRLRYCNSRTGCMMELPGFAVAVCVFVCLYASVVGYPNGKVREACTSMVPCHGGSPQLSPEHTITVNGTEFKPGDNIEVHLSGPDFEGFFIQARDAEHLDSPAVGSFVLADRRRSQLLTCGRTKNSAVSHTSKAKKKDIKVYWIAPEDAPKHVQFLATVVKKYRIFWVKIPGPIVSQPGVLSPTPPLHATSEAMSTSHPVSYISKPFSASGCGITKFCIRNPTNCDPGSASCFFLSFQQEGSSVFIEMSGPSEGYLAFAFSQDQWMGGDDAYLCVNVDHRIHVSTARLKERSHPLLDSENALEDVSWRLADGLLQCSFKRGIRLPAYKGRFNLDTSYYIFLADGEASEGGLIYKHHRQPLITNGLYNVTGLPQDIGGSRAPQLIKAHGALMFVAWITTVSIGVIVARFFKPVWSHSFLFGRELWFQVHRMLMLTTVMLTSISFVLPFVYRGGWSQQAGFHPYLGCAVMALTIFQPLMAGFRPSHHAPRRQLFNWFHWSTGTTARILAVVTMFLGMDLPALDLPDPRDTYAMIGFVAWHVGTDVLLEIHSYCLIRKVEVIEDDRVQILQSLTSAEAEGRLFKQIVLTIYVCGNIVFLVAFLIAINQV from the exons ATGGCAGTTTTACTCAGGCTTCGTTACTGTAACAGTAGGACTGGCTGTATG ATGGAGCtgcctggttttgctgttgctgtttgcGTGTTTGTTTGCCTCTATGCATCTGTGGTTGGCTATCCAAATGGAAAAGTAAGAGAAGCCTGTACTAGCATGGTACCCTGTCATGGTGGCTCTCCTCAGCTGTCACCTGAGCACACCATTACAGTGAATGGGACTGAATTTAAACCAGGGGACAACATAGAAG TTCATCTGTCTGGACCagattttgaaggatttttcataCAAGCCCGGGATGCAGAACACCTGGATAGCCCTGCAGTTGGATCTTTTGTGCTAGCTGACCGGAGACGTTCTCAGCTGCTGACATGTGGTCGTACCAAG AATTCAGCTGTCAGTCACACaagtaaagcaaaaaagaaagacatAAAAGTTTATTGGATTGCTCCTGAAGATGCTCCAAAACATGTACAGTTTCT AGCCACAGTTGTGAAGAAATACAGGATTTTCTGGGTAAAAATTCCAGGTCCCATTGTTTCTCAGCCTGGTGTGCTGTCCCCAACACCACCTTTGCATGCAACATCAGAGGCTATGTCAACTTCACACCCAGTTTCCTACATATCAAAGCCA TTTAGTGCATCAGGTTGTGGAATTACGAAGTTCTGCATTAGGAACCCTACGAACTGTGATCCTGGGAGTGCTTCATGTTTTTTTCTATCCTTCCAACAAGAGGGGAGTTCAGTTTTTATTGAAATGAGTGGTCCAAGCGAAGGATATTTAGCATTTGCATTTTCCCAAGACCAGTGGATG GGTGGTGATGATGCTTATCTGTGTGTTAATGTGGATCACCGCATTCACGTGAGCACTGCCCGTCTGAAGGAGCGAAGTCATCCTCTCTTGGATTCAGAG AATGCCCTTGAAGATGTGTCGTGGAGGCTTGCAGATGGTCTTCTTCAATGTTCTTTCAAAAGGGGAATTCGTCTCCCTGCTTATAAAGGGAGATTTAATCTGGATACCAGTTACTACATCTTTCTGGCAGATGGGGAAGCTAGTGAAG GTGGACTCATATACAAACATCACCGTCAGCCTCTGATCACCAATGGACTGTACAACGTCACAGGCCTTCCTCAGGATATTGGAGGCTCCCGGGCCCCACAGCTCATCAAGGCTCACG gaGCGCTAATGTTTGTTGCTTGGATTACCACAGTTAGTATTGGTGTTATTGTTGCACGATTCTTCAAACCTGTCTGGTCTCACTCATTCCTATTTGGAAGGGAGTTGTGGTTTCAG GTACATCGTATGCTTATGTTGACCACAGTCATGCTTACAAGCATTTCTTTTGTGTTGCCTTTTGTATACCGAGGAGGCTGGAGCCAA CAAGCAGGTTTTCATCCTTATCTTGGCTGTGCAGTGATGGCTTTGACAATATTTCAACCACTTATGGCAGGTTTCAGACCATCTCATCATGCACCAAG GAGGCAGCTGTTTAACTGGTTTCACTGGAGTACTGGTACAACAGCTAGAATATTAGCTG TTGTGACTATGTTCTTGGGAATGGATCTGCCAGCACTTGACCTGCCAGACCCACGGGACACCTATGCAATGATTGGCTTTGTAGCTTGGCATGTTGGTACTGATGTTCTTCTGGAAATACATAGCTACTGTCTCATTCGTAAAG TTGAAGTGATAGAGGATGACAGAGTACAGATACTGCAGTCACTCACATCTGCAGAAGCAGAG GGTCGTCTGTTTAAACAGATTGTGTTAACCATCTATGTCTGTGGAAATATAGTATTCCTTGTTGCCTTCCTGATAGCAATCAACCAAGTATGA